cgcatccaccagcatctccgccagcaccacctccttcccgttacccagtgtggctttcggccgtccttctcttccgacgaccttctccttcacctcactcatctcctttccgaccagcttaactcccgttgctccacaatcttcctctccctggacctcgaacgtgcttatgaccgcgtatggcattccggtctcctcttcaagctccaaaccttcgcccttcccattaactacgtccgtctgatcggctcctttctctcccgccatccttcctatgtcaccatccataacacagattcctacacctttttcccctccgccggtgtgccccaaggctccgtcctttccccccttctgtaccttttgtacacggcggacatgccgccggcgtcaccccccgtccacctcctccagtttgccgatgacaccgccttccttgcccttgcccccaccctgcagcgctcccaacaccttctccaatcccatcttgaccagttcaccgcttggtgcaaccagtggttgctcaaggtcaaaccctccaaaacccaggcgatcattgtaggcaaaaccaccccttccttccgcctcctggatttctatctcaccacctatggccgtcctatcgccctcactcccacccttaagtaccttggtgtcaccctcgaccgtcgcctctccgggactccccacctccggacaatccaagccaaggcacgctcccgacccagtctcctcaagctcctctccggccgtatgtggggtctggacccctccaccatcctctacacctataaatccctcatccgccctatcctttgttatgcccatccggcttggatctctgccccccctaccttttataaatccctccaaatccttgaacgtcatgctctccgcctcgcctatcgcatccgtctcccctcccccacgcggatcctgtacgatctcatccccttcccccacctcctccttttccttgaaaggatacggatcctgtacacctcccgcaaactggATCCTCCTCagccactcgtctccccgatcctctcccacccccgcccgctgctgcgcctgtattcgcacgtcccacccggtctccatctctccaccctccttaccctctcccaaggtggcttctgccagctccccctccctgatgatgccctcctcccctccatctacccctcctaccaactttgatcctcccaccctcctcctgtgcttacTCCTCTGGGcatcctccctcccttctctcccttttccctccctcctccatttctcccccctcctcccccgggcttcccctcccctgtccctctcctcctgcccccgtctcctcagccattggcatcctttttctcccctctcccccacctcacccctgttcccctcttggcaggtccccggactcgcacacgctaagtggacattcgcgcgccggagatcaccgccctcagggtttcgtgtgtgccgtcatgtttagtgttcagtgttcaccgtcacactccatcgttcaccagtgccatcatcttcttcagtgtttgtgcgtcgtatcaacagtttgcagtgtgaattatcatcgagtgtgaacggctccgtgtttgtctttatgtgtctactgttttattgcccaccgttctgtaacttatgtgtcttctcagtgtttcttctcattgtgtatcctctggctgaagagcggtgtaaaatgctgctgacagcctgcctgttgtacgggtttaaaataacaataaaggaaaaaaaaaaagggccgtgcccattcagttcacatcgggcatgcctaggacacagttcccggtctacgctaagtgaagtgcgatggAAACGTGAACCATGTTATTACAGGGAGGaaaaaaaacattcaagataaAATTCAGTCAATCGTTTGTGCATGAGGCAACAGACAACATCTCACCTCTAATGTGGGCACAGTCTGTGcagcatgctgaaaagcttcagaaataaTAATTTGACAGGGAAGCGATGATGGATATAAGCCTAGAACCTATCATAGTAAATTTACAATGAGGTTGTTCGGAAACAGGTTCAAATAGAAGTGACGGTGGTATTgtgatgtagactttggaacaaagtaataatatttcttagttttaaagacccgtggcttaaaaaaatgtgtttgtcaacatatcagttgtgTACACAATAATGAGAATTTCCTAGTATTTTTGATTAGTACTTTGTATCCTTTGAATTACGCAggctataatgttcaacatattgcccaaggagaagttaagcttctccctccatgttgtatgctctaataatACGTGAAAATGCAACTGGATAAATCCATCAGAAGTCCGATATTTCCACATATAAACCCCTGTAATTTACAAGATACGAATTGGATAAGGCCCTAAATTAACAGTAACTGTTACTCGTAGAGATATCGGTCATTTTTCGCTGTTATCGGTAATCATTCCCTGGAATTATTCGCAGATGATCGTTAATTGTTCACTTGTTCAATGGATTGTAAATGtggtctctcactgtaatgtcgaaTGAATTAGTTTACATTCATAATGCCCGTTAACTACGAAAAATttgacaacttactgaccatttttatgacagtcttttcattagtcttttctaccactaattcttttttatgcacagtgattacacttaactacagtCAAACACATCAATACACATTTctgatacacatttttaaaaattatattgagtagaagcagttgtcaaggaaATGTAATGATTTCGGTTtttgcttgaagttaattttgttgtgtattaaatttttgctTACAGTacagttcaaatcgcaataaaccataattattgcaagcagtttcaatgatcttgtcattagacaattgtcatgttgagaaaaattgtacttcacgtcttcacaaagctgttTGTCTCCTGACGtcacgcagagtaaatctgtggagcagtggacacaATGTCATCAAgatgtgaattaatatttctctcatgacaaCTGATTGAAATTGGTTTcaatatttactattcccctcggcaacgtggactttgtttgcccgctctctgctgccGTGCATGTGCAGTTCTCATCCCTTCACTGCTCCGCCTCTATGCTCCGTCTTAAATGATGCGAGTTATAGGATTTTAATATTCTAGCCTGTGGGGACATTCCTTTGGATCTTACACTAATACTGCtggatttcctgctgctgttgttatGTGAACTGAATGGAGACTTCCTCATCCAGAAAGCCCTCATATgcatcccacacacagtcagctacctgagtagcagcctctcatgtgtagtggacacctgacccatTTGGGGGACCCTACACTTCTCAGTCCTAACACATaaatccaggaagtcacagcctaattTGTGACAGAACGTTTGAAATTTCTGGTACAGTCCTTCCACTTGGCCTGGAACCATgtggccacgatcagttctggggacaatgctgcaaattgtgagattTCATTGATCTCTGTGAACAGGACTAATGTTCTGAACCACCTCTGCCAGTCAATGGAATGATCccagtatgacctcagagccctgACAACACACACTATTTGTCACAGTGTGTGCCACAGTTTGCAGTTGCTTGTTCCGTCAATGGCTGCTGAAACAGCCTCTTCTACATGTTGAATGgagcccccaggcatacacactgagtgcaccttgtGTTTCTTCCTGTCCTTTGTTGCCATTTTCCTAAGCAGTACCATTATTCATCATATGTTTTAAACGCTGATGATTAATAGGCTCATAACCTTTTGCATTGGCCTTCCTTTCTCTCACTACATAGCAGGTTTCCTAACAGGTAAAGTGAGTTCCACTACATCAGTTTCAGTTTCAATGGAAGACTTTGAACCTGTTGTTTAGTGtgacaccctgagtcctccctggtccctgtcTACCATGTAAAGTATGCCCAGACCTCCCACTGACACAGCAGTTGCAATCAAGTGGACAAGTCATAACAAACCCCATACTTCTTGCAGAGGAGAGAGGGTCACAGCAAAGGACAGTACCTGAGATATCTTTTGTATCTCGAGATCTCTCCCAACAAGCCTATTCACAGCAGTTGCCAATTGTTTGGCAGGAGTCAGGGTGATTTACAGCTGTTTGCGAACATCAACTAACTCATTCTGTGTTTGAGAAAAGCATCAACAAagttgggatgggggggggggtcttgTAACTGGTGCGATGTTTTACAGGacaataaacaaataactttaaactaagcctgctgattatcctttaatctgttgagctaaaaatattactAATTTCCTTTAAGAACTGAAGCAATTAATCCACAAAATAAGATTTCTATATGGGCAACTGCTGCTGCTGGTATGTATATGCATCTGTGTTACACTTACTTCAACCTCTAAAAGCAACAGGCTGGGTTCCAATAAAGGTTTCTGAAAGCATATGTCTAAGCATGTGACAGTATATGTTAGAGAGGCCTGGATTCTGGACATAGGAAGAACAAATTTTTGAGGTTTATGTTCAGTCCACTATAAGGCCACCAAAGACAGAGCACAAGATCAGATTGTCTATGGTATTCAATTATGTCATTTAAAAGGGATCATCCTGACATTTGTCTTAAATGATATAGTAgaacacctaaatctggatggcagactATGAAAGACATCAGGTGGAAGACCTACACAAAAATTAAAAGGATGACAGTAATGCACCCAGCCATCAGATAGAACATTAAAGCAAATAAGTTTTCCATCACAAGACTGAtcataaacaaaactttttttcatgagtCGGTAAAATCTCTTTGGTTTACAAGCTGCATCATTTAGAATAAAACATGTGAGCTTTTGACAGCTGTCTCTGTCATCATCAACAGGAGTTGAAATCACTGACTGGCATGGCTGGCACGGTGTTCTACTTTTATAGATGTAATGGAGCACCTGGAACCTGCCAAAGGTGGTCAGAGTGCTGCATTCACAGAAGGCAATCTCTTAGTGGCTGAATTCAGCTGTGGGACCAAGTGGCGTCACTTAGCGCGGGCAGCTGGCGACAGATTTGAAATTGCTGCTCTTGCATCCCTACAAGTGTCAAGCCCATGTCTTTGCTTTTGCTCAATGTCCAAAGCCCACCCTATGACCCACTAAGAGCATGTACTGCTGGTCTCTGTTCAAGTTAttgctgtttattttaattttggcCATTTATTTGATGACAGACTCCCAATATGATGTGGTTAGAGTGAAAACtcatttttaaattgtattttatgtttgttttctaGGCAGTGTTCAGTAGTGGTTGACTTTTCAAATTCCCTTTGTTTAATGTGTCAAGAATGCTCTGCACAATGCTTGGCAACAGTGTgaatggtttgacctatgtaaataCTACCACATTCACAGGGAACACCAATGGGGTGCAAAAACTTTCATATTACACATATATAACCAGAACACCATGCCAGTCCTGGAAGTCAGTGATTTCAACTGCTGATGGCAGGGACAGAGGTCAAAAGATAAAGTGTTTTATTCAAAATGATGTGGCTTGCAAACCAAGAAGATTTTACTGCCACTTGACACTGCGAAAGACTCCAAAGACACTTTTCTCTAAGTTATTTTTAGTATACTTGCTTGGACAGAAGAAGCCTtctaatactgaagccactgaagtggTAGCAACATCATTTGTAACTTACTCTACGTAAATAACACAAACAAAGTTTTGTTCAGTTGTGCTGTCTGCATTCAGTTACACAAggcacaaaataaaagaaaattggtaATACAAATGATAAGTTATATATAAACTTGCAAGTTCCCTACCACTGAGTTTAAAGTCCCATGACAGGTCATAGTTGTAAAGGCTCTTTTGGGGTAGCTGGGGCATACAAAattcatttaactttcattttatttaacatgtttacactgtctaaaggatagattgctactcactgtataggagatatgttgagttgcagacaggcacaggcTGTGCGGGAGGGAAAGGGCAGAAACAGGGAGTGGAAAAGAAAAGGaccagagaaggggaaaagaccgggtgtgtgtgtgtgtgtgtgtgtgtgtgtggtagagaacagcacacaatgagggtggGGGGACACGAATTGGAAGAAGGTGATGGGAAAGAGGGCACAGAAATTGTTGGGTGGAGGTTatagggacagtatgttactgtaggtcgaGGCTGGGATGACCTCctatccccacaccctccaccaaaGTTTTTCTGCCCCATTTGTCCCATCACCTCCTCTCAATTAAAGGTTtctcaccctcattgtgtgctgctCTCTGCCAATCCACCAACTGGTCTTTgtcccttctctgctcctctcaaTTTCCATTCCTTATACCCTCCCTCCCTCATGGCTTACCATTGCTGTGCCTAACAGTCTTGTCCTGCCACAATCTAGTCTCTGCACATTTCGCCTGGCAGCTCTCacttctctctccccacccacatcTTGCTAtcgcccccttctccccccccccaccccacccccctctcaCCAGATTGGTGCTTCCATTCAACACGACACACTTGCATTCTGGCTGGAGCAGCTGggggacagtggtcatgtgtgtgtgaggtgtgcttccttgtgtgaacgtgagtgtgttttcttttctgaagaaggctttggccaaaagctaaatgtgggacagtctttttgttgtgcttgtctgcaacaaaACGTGTcatctgtgtggtgagtagcaatcagccttttcataattttgttgaaTACCAGAATAAGACAGCAAAGAAAATTCTACTGTGTACCAAACagtctttatttatgtttttatgtcTGTTTACATGGTGCCACTGTGAAAACATTAGGCAGAGTGAGCAAATCATTCACAGAAGTAATACATCAGCAAACTATTACTTACCACAATATGTACAAAATTAATTGcaaatttgtttcaaataaaatgttttaccaTGATAAAAAACTACATTTGTAATGTTTCATATCAAAGACAGTGAAGTATCACACTGCCTGCCATGAAAAATGTGATGGCCCAACCAACAAAGAAAAATAAGAACCTAGTAGGTTGTGGAATTGGTATGACACAGTACACAATTGTGTGGCCAATTCGTGCTATAGTAAATGCTCGGAACAGATTGATGGCAAGACCTGGAGATGGATTTGTTAGCAGATATGCTAGTGCCACAATAAAGAACACTGTGATGTTCTCCAAATCATTTAGATGTCCCCTGCAAaagcataaaataattttaaattagaaCTCTCCATTAAAATcacaacatattttcatttattaaaattattacatGACATTTAAAAAATTCCAAACAGATTAATAGTGAAATCTATTGAATCAAGAATTCCTCTCCCTTCTTGTTTTGACTTATAGAAGCACCTGCTTTTGTAATTAGGAAAGGTAATCTGTAGATACAATTTTGAGTGAATTAAGTCAAATCAGTGAAGAATAGTTTGGATGGACAATTTAGCCACATGGCTGAGCACTGCAAGCATCAGACATCAGTAGCTCCCTCCCTCTACTTACGTAAGAACCACTAGTAAATGGGAAATGAGCTCTGAGTCATCTAGTGTCTGATAAGTAAAACATATtagtgtggtgtcgccgccagacaccacacgccacacggcaggtctagtctagagagactccctagcacttgccccagttgtacagccgactttgctagcgatggttcactgactacaaacgctctcatttgcagagacgacagtttagcatagccttcagctacgttatttgctacgacctagcaaggcaccatattcagttactatgaatgtattctgaacagataatattgtgaatcatgtaccgtcaagagcgacgttcatcattaatcgattaacttaagtatcaaactaattacatccgctttctgaattctaattccttgtcatgttccagacctcacgtcagtatagtccttccctcctcacgccagcctgtgtgagctaaaacgcgtgcatttcgacctccctTCGTAACACggttgttggctcttctgccaacacataaaTTAGACTTCACCTTCACTCGTTCTACTAGTGTTTCAGCACTGAGGTAGACAGCATTTAGCATCAGATGAAGAGATGGAGCACTAGCTCAGCTAAAGAACAATGAAGATGAGGGTGCAATTTTGATCTGCAGTCCAGCACTCAGTTTAAGAGAGTTCAGGAATCAATGGGAAATCTACAAGAACAATGTGATAATTTCTTGACCTCATTGTGAATGCCTATATTTTTTTAAGCTAAAAAGACAGCAActgatatttttctattatgtcccTGTTAGGTTAACGAAGTTTATCTAGTGCTTTTTTAATGACTTGATGCAATTTTTGAAGTGTAAGTCTAGGTGGTCTGCAAAATATCCCTAAAAGGCTTACATAACTTTTACATTAAGATCAGAATGTTTTCAAGCTATAAATTTCTTAAGCTGTGGGAATATGCTGGAGGCCAGAGGGTGTCAAAACTGCTGAATAGCTAGTCTACTAGAAAACATCAGTTTTCCTGTAGCTAGTATACTTCTGTGGAAATCTTAATTGTCTTGGTTTTTTCCTCCTGCATACCAGGaaataaaatacacacaaaaagTCATCTAAACAAAACTGCTTCTACCTTGTTCTTGTAAACCAGAACTGGATTTGAATCTCTAATCTCCTGATGAATCCAGTCTACCAACACTCTCAATTGGCCACAAAGTGATAATGTCACACAAAGGAAATGTGCACTACATCACAATAACTCATTGCCTAAGTTTCCTGTATCCCTAATACTCAGCAAGCTGAGACTTTTTCTCATATCTTCACAAGTAGGCACTGGCAGTGTGCACATTTTGAGCTGGATGCTCCTGCTGGACAGCCATAAGGGTAATCTGGGCTCATAACAAATGAGGTATGTTAAGGCACAGTTACAtatctgatggtggtggtggtggttagtgtttaatgtcccgtcgacaacaaggtcattagagacggagcgcaagctcgggttagggaaggattgggaaggaaatcggccgtgccctttcaaaggaaccatcccggcatttgcctgaaacgatttagggaaatcacggaaaacctaaatcaggatggccggagatgggattgaaccgtcgtcctcccgaatgcgagtccagtgtgctaaccactgcgccacctcgctcggtcatatctGATGCAGTAGTATTAGGAGCACATAAAATTTGACACCATACACAACAGCATTGTTCTTCAGGGAACATCAAATACCATTTCTTGGAAATTAACTTATAGTCAGATGGTTCAGAGCCTGAATAAATAGTTAAAAGGATGTCAGTTTCTACTTA
This Schistocerca nitens isolate TAMUIC-IGC-003100 chromosome 1, iqSchNite1.1, whole genome shotgun sequence DNA region includes the following protein-coding sequences:
- the LOC126202118 gene encoding microsomal glutathione S-transferase 1-like encodes the protein MAAAEVLLTISNPVLKAYLFHVAVLGLKMLLMSPLTARQRFKHKIFISPEDAASMKGAKVKYDHPDIERVRRGHLNDLENITVFFIVALAYLLTNPSPGLAINLFRAFTIARIGHTIVYCVIPIPQPTRFLFFFVGWAITFFMAGSVILHCL